Proteins encoded together in one Methanobrevibacter sp. window:
- a CDS encoding zinc-ribbon domain-containing protein yields MITCPSCGKSNSDDNKFCVNCGSSLKNVMNKSVKFCPNCGHQNISSTIFCVNCGNKLDQSQFNAYNATQSKPAYNVQQKNSKGLFGRFKTPKWQNKDWKVRRDAVKELYEMGILVEIAKNDSCAHVREEAIKKINDEYILRDIACNDESKSIRLMAINKINDEYILRDIACNDESKSICLTAINKINNQSILADIAKNAHDGDTREYAFKRINDESALVDIAKNAVDDVALKACNKISDESVLIDIAKNTHNASVGLNILSNIGNNPSDRSILMDIAKNAVDDDVRLNAVKKIRIKKIDENFVLEDIAKNDSNSDVRTAAVEKINDTSILIDFAKNDSNSDVRAGAVEKINDDSVLLDIAKHDSDGDVRLKAIKRINFRKINEDTFLIDLAKNDSNSNIRLEAVKKVRDESVLGYVAKNDSVSDVRKAAVKKVNDKSVLEYVAENDSDRYVRDEAIKKIKILIRNMDDESTLIDIAKNVHSVSVREAVVKKINDESVLADIAKNDDYWQVREAAVKKIRDEKVLIDIAKNDSDYKVREAAVKNTRLKNRDALLYIVKHDSYHERVEERNSYDFSTYKKVYPVRKAANEKLGGKYWEYCWEED; encoded by the coding sequence ATGATTACATGTCCTTCTTGTGGAAAAAGTAACTCTGATGATAATAAGTTTTGTGTCAACTGCGGAAGCAGCTTGAAAAATGTCATGAATAAATCAGTGAAATTTTGCCCGAATTGCGGGCATCAAAATATTTCGAGCACTATTTTTTGTGTAAACTGTGGAAATAAATTAGACCAGTCCCAATTCAATGCTTATAATGCCACACAATCAAAACCTGCCTATAATGTTCAACAGAAGAATTCTAAAGGTTTATTTGGTAGATTTAAAACACCAAAATGGCAAAATAAAGATTGGAAAGTAAGGCGTGATGCAGTTAAAGAATTATATGAAATGGGCATATTGGTAGAAATAGCTAAAAATGATTCTTGTGCACATGTTCGTGAGGAAGCAATTAAAAAGATTAATGATGAATACATTTTGAGAGATATTGCATGTAATGATGAATCGAAATCTATTCGTTTAATGGCAATAAATAAAATTAATGATGAATACATTTTGAGAGATATTGCATGTAATGATGAATCGAAATCTATTTGTTTAACAGCAATAAATAAAATTAATAATCAGTCTATTTTAGCGGATATTGCTAAGAATGCTCATGATGGAGATACTCGTGAATATGCTTTCAAACGTATCAATGATGAGTCTGCTCTAGTTGATATTGCCAAAAACGCTGTAGATGATGTTGCTTTGAAAGCATGTAATAAGATTAGTGATGAATCTGTTTTAATCGATATCGCTAAGAACACTCATAATGCATCTGTTGGTTTAAATATTCTCAGTAATATTGGTAATAACCCTAGTGATAGGTCTATTTTAATGGATATTGCAAAAAATGCAGTAGATGATGATGTTCGTTTGAATGCAGTTAAAAAAATCAGAATTAAAAAGATTGATGAGAATTTTGTTTTAGAGGATATTGCTAAAAATGATTCAAATAGTGATGTCCGGACTGCAGCTGTTGAGAAGATTAATGACACTTCTATTTTAATCGACTTTGCTAAAAATGATTCAAATAGTGATGTCAGAGCCGGTGCTGTTGAAAAAATTAATGATGATTCAGTTTTATTAGATATAGCTAAGCATGATAGTGATGGAGATGTTCGTTTAAAAGCGATTAAAAGAATTAACTTTAGAAAAATTAATGAAGATACATTTTTAATAGATTTGGCTAAAAATGATTCGAATAGTAATATTCGTTTGGAGGCAGTTAAGAAGGTTAGGGATGAGTCTGTTTTAGGTTATGTTGCTAAGAATGATTCTGTTAGTGATGTTCGTAAGGCAGCGGTTAAAAAGGTTAATGATAAGTCTGTTTTAGAGTATGTTGCTGAAAATGATTCTGACAGATATGTTCGTGATGAGGCTATAAAGAAGATTAAAATTTTAATTAGAAACATGGATGATGAATCCACATTAATTGATATTGCTAAAAATGTTCATTCTGTTAGTGTTCGCGAAGCTGTGGTTAAAAAGATTAATGATGAATCTGTTTTAGCAGATATTGCTAAAAATGATGATTATTGGCAGGTTCGTGAAGCAGCTGTCAAAAAAATTAGGGATGAAAAGGTTTTAATTGATATTGCTAAAAACGATAGTGATTATAAGGTTCGTGAGGCGGCCGTTAAAAATACTCGTTTAAAAAATAGAGATGCTTTGTTGTATATTGTAAAACATGATTCTTATCATGAGAGGGTTGAAGAAAGAAATTCATATGATTTCAGTACTTATAAAAAAGTGTATCCTGTTCGAAAAGCAGCTAATGAAAAATTAGGTGGCAAATATTGGGAATATTGTTGGGAAGAAGATTAA
- a CDS encoding HEAT repeat domain-containing protein: protein MGLGDLFRPKYKNSDWLKRCDAVKVLDDSKILVEIAKNDENRVVRSKAIQRIGAIGIDDVDEEFILMELAKKFSDHNIRIKAVKKIDDESALLDIVCEKSHEDSSLEAVKKISDESMLISAARRTSYSSVRVDAIKRINDESFLSEVATARKLITTLCKDKKARIEAIKKINDEYYLNRILEKDHDKDICREAKNRLKQLNPKSVNLITKNDLREIDDESLLKDISINAKDKIVCRAAVKKISDEYILADIASNGRDNDVRKIAIEKISDESVLADVAKNAFYYDIKIIALEKISDESVLADVAKNAKDSTIREKAIRGVSDESVLKSIAKNDSDKHVRREAVEKISDESVLKSIAKNDSYEYVRFEAVRKISDESFLVDVAKNDEDYSVCEMAVIKISDESVLADVAKNAKMNIVRKDAMERINDESVLINCVRNGNYGAVSKSVVYKISDESVLFNIAIRAKDDFARSAAIEKIENPKLLNKIIIQLPENDQAWWFCRVQNENALSPNAKDKLYRIRNRIREGKIKSDDNFFNR, encoded by the coding sequence ATGGGACTTGGTGATTTATTCAGACCTAAATACAAAAACAGTGATTGGCTTAAAAGATGTGATGCAGTAAAAGTATTGGATGATTCCAAAATATTGGTGGAAATTGCAAAAAATGATGAGAATCGTGTCGTTCGTTCAAAAGCAATACAAAGAATAGGAGCTATTGGAATTGATGATGTTGATGAGGAATTTATTTTAATGGAACTTGCTAAAAAGTTTAGTGACCATAATATTCGTATTAAAGCGGTTAAAAAGATTGATGATGAATCCGCTTTGCTGGATATTGTTTGTGAAAAATCACATGAGGATTCAAGTCTTGAAGCAGTTAAAAAGATTAGTGATGAATCAATGTTAATATCTGCCGCACGACGTACCTCTTATAGTAGTGTTCGTGTTGATGCGATTAAAAGAATAAATGATGAATCTTTTTTATCGGAAGTTGCAACAGCCAGAAAACTCATAACCACTTTATGCAAGGATAAGAAGGCACGTATTGAAGCTATTAAAAAGATTAATGATGAGTATTATTTGAATCGTATTCTTGAAAAGGACCATGATAAAGATATTTGCAGAGAAGCTAAAAATAGGCTTAAGCAATTAAATCCTAAATCTGTTAACTTGATAACTAAAAATGATTTACGTGAAATTGATGATGAATCTTTATTGAAAGACATATCTATAAACGCTAAGGATAAAATTGTTTGTAGGGCAGCTGTTAAAAAAATTAGTGATGAATATATTTTAGCAGACATTGCTAGTAATGGCCGTGACAATGATGTTCGAAAAATAGCTATTGAAAAGATTAGTGATGAGTCTGTTTTAGCGGATGTTGCTAAAAATGCATTTTACTATGATATTAAGATTATTGCTCTTGAGAAGATTAGTGATGAGTCTGTTTTAGCAGATGTTGCTAAAAATGCTAAAGATAGCACTATTCGTGAAAAAGCCATTAGAGGGGTTAGTGATGAATCTGTTTTAAAATCTATTGCTAAAAATGATTCTGATAAACATGTTCGTAGGGAAGCTGTTGAAAAAATTAGTGATGAATCTGTTTTAAAATCTATTGCTAAAAATGACTCTTATGAGTATGTTCGTTTTGAAGCTGTTAGAAAAATTAGTGATGAATCTTTTTTAGTAGATGTTGCTAAGAATGATGAGGATTATTCCGTTTGTGAAATGGCTGTTATAAAAATTAGTGATGAGTCTGTTTTAGCGGATGTTGCTAAAAATGCTAAAATGAATATTGTTCGTAAAGATGCTATGGAAAGGATTAATGATGAATCAGTATTAATTAATTGTGTAAGAAATGGTAATTATGGTGCTGTATCGAAGAGTGTTGTTTATAAGATTTCTGATGAGTCTGTTTTATTCAATATTGCCATAAGGGCTAAAGACGATTTTGCGCGTAGTGCTGCAATTGAAAAAATTGAAAATCCAAAATTGCTCAATAAAATCATCATTCAATTACCTGAAAATGACCAAGCATGGTGGTTTTGTCGTGTCCAAAACGAGAATGCACTATCTCCTAATGCTAAAGATAAATTGTATCGCATTAGAAATAGGATTAGAGAAGGTAAAATAAAATCTGATGATAATTTTTTCAATCGTTAA
- a CDS encoding archaeosine tRNA-ribosyltransferase: protein MIRKFEIKSHDGPGRIGKIDGKTTPKIFHKNEMKIAPSEGSSYNIDREIAEFNVKETLKLAKENVDECDIAIIQGSKYIDLRIDCLKRLEEIGYNGFIIANGDALLTNPRELVDVIISLKKEAKKSSYFIFPFAELSFMPILAYMGIDGFLADSANYYSHLNILQTPTKAYELDTYPIYEDISQKELEEKNLENMEFVIKEIRAHMKNRSLRNLVEERSGTTPQNISTLKFLDRTSMDYLLEFTQLF, encoded by the coding sequence ATGATTAGAAAATTCGAAATCAAATCACATGACGGACCTGGAAGAATAGGTAAAATTGATGGGAAAACCACACCAAAAATATTCCATAAAAATGAAATGAAAATAGCTCCAAGTGAAGGATCCTCCTATAACATTGACCGTGAAATAGCAGAATTCAACGTTAAAGAAACACTGAAACTTGCAAAAGAAAACGTCGATGAATGCGACATTGCCATCATCCAAGGGTCCAAATACATCGATTTGAGAATCGATTGCTTAAAACGGCTTGAGGAAATCGGATACAACGGATTCATAATAGCCAACGGAGATGCACTCCTGACCAATCCAAGAGAACTTGTTGATGTAATCATATCCCTAAAAAAGGAAGCCAAAAAAAGCAGCTACTTTATCTTTCCATTTGCTGAACTCTCATTCATGCCGATATTAGCGTATATGGGAATTGATGGATTTTTAGCAGATTCTGCAAATTACTACAGTCATCTAAACATACTGCAAACCCCAACAAAGGCATATGAATTGGATACATACCCCATCTATGAGGACATATCTCAAAAGGAGCTGGAAGAAAAGAATCTTGAAAATATGGAATTCGTCATTAAAGAGATCCGTGCACACATGAAAAACAGGTCATTGAGAAACCTTGTTGAGGAGAGGTCCGGAACCACACCCCAAAACATCTCAACCTTAAAGTTCCTTGACAGAACTTCAATGGACTATCTGCTTGAGTTTACGCAATTATTTTAA
- the hdrC gene encoding CoB--CoM heterodisulfide reductase subunit C yields MSIINRLKSLFTGEKDKEEKDISNDVSNTSDDVQVTSSQTVQDDIVSGTKTTVPRETAAEPEGDKDLTFKSDIETLEEEAPKEAPEEIVEEVEETSVEEAPEEVEEASEENVEEVKEDTNKKDTKRDTMTLLTDKELLTDSNRDPDFTAEFIDAGIETVKHCFQCGTCSGSCPSGRRTPYKVRQIVRKCLLGLKEEVITDDALWMCTTCYTCQERCLRSVKIVEIIKKARNIAAHAGYMAKPHKMTGVFVMNTGHGVPINDATKALRTKIGLPEIPPTTHAYPEALAEVQKICKITGFDDLIGYDEATGGLKE; encoded by the coding sequence ATGTCTATTATAAATCGTCTAAAATCTCTATTTACTGGAGAAAAGGATAAGGAAGAAAAAGACATCAGTAATGATGTATCAAACACATCTGATGATGTCCAAGTTACATCTTCACAAACTGTACAAGATGACATCGTTTCTGGTACTAAAACTACTGTTCCTAGAGAAACAGCAGCTGAACCAGAAGGCGATAAAGATTTAACTTTTAAAAGTGACATCGAAACTTTAGAAGAAGAAGCTCCTAAAGAAGCTCCTGAAGAAATTGTGGAAGAAGTTGAAGAAACTTCTGTTGAAGAAGCTCCTGAAGAGGTTGAAGAGGCTTCTGAAGAAAATGTCGAAGAAGTTAAAGAAGATACAAATAAAAAAGATACAAAGAGAGATACTATGACTTTATTGACTGATAAAGAATTATTAACTGATAGTAATCGTGATCCAGATTTCACTGCTGAATTCATTGACGCAGGTATTGAAACTGTAAAACACTGTTTCCAATGTGGTACATGCAGTGGTAGTTGTCCATCTGGAAGAAGAACTCCGTACAAAGTAAGACAAATTGTCAGAAAATGTTTACTCGGTTTAAAAGAAGAAGTAATCACTGACGATGCTTTATGGATGTGTACTACTTGTTACACTTGCCAAGAAAGATGTCTTAGAAGTGTTAAAATTGTAGAAATTATCAAAAAAGCACGTAACATTGCAGCTCATGCAGGATACATGGCAAAACCTCACAAAATGACTGGAGTATTTGTAATGAACACTGGACATGGTGTACCAATCAACGATGCTACCAAAGCATTAAGAACTAAAATTGGCCTTCCAGAAATTCCACCAACAACTCATGCTTATCCAGAAGCATTAGCTGAAGTACAAAAAATCTGTAAGATCACTGGATTCGATGATTTAATCGGTTACGATGAAGCAACCGGCGGATTAAAAGAATAG
- the hdrB gene encoding CoB--CoM heterodisulfide reductase subunit B, giving the protein MEIAYFLGCIMNNRYPGVEKATRKLFEALDIELKDMEGASCCPAPGVFGSFDEETWATIAARNLTLAEDIGADIMTECNGCFGSLFECNHMLKESEEKKAEINANLAEIGREYKGTVEVKHFAQILRDDVGFEKLASLIEKPLDLNVAVHYGCHFLKPTATIGIEDNAENPAILDDLVEITGAKSVDYKDKMMCCGAGGGLRSRDLDVTTSFTKEKLDHMTEAGVDAIVNVCPFCHLQFDQGQVEVNEKYGTDFALPVFHLAQLYGLAMGLSAEELTFDAQRIDATPAIKKALGE; this is encoded by the coding sequence ATGGAAATTGCATACTTCTTAGGTTGTATTATGAACAACCGTTATCCTGGTGTTGAAAAAGCTACCAGAAAATTATTTGAAGCATTAGATATTGAATTAAAAGACATGGAAGGAGCATCTTGTTGTCCTGCTCCTGGTGTATTCGGTTCTTTTGATGAAGAAACCTGGGCTACTATTGCAGCTCGTAACTTAACTCTTGCTGAAGACATCGGCGCTGACATCATGACCGAATGTAACGGATGTTTCGGTTCATTGTTCGAATGTAACCACATGTTGAAAGAAAGTGAAGAGAAAAAAGCTGAAATTAACGCTAACTTAGCTGAAATCGGCAGAGAATACAAAGGAACTGTTGAAGTAAAACACTTCGCTCAAATCTTAAGAGACGATGTAGGATTTGAAAAATTAGCATCCTTAATCGAAAAACCTTTAGACTTAAACGTTGCTGTTCACTACGGTTGCCACTTCTTGAAACCTACTGCAACTATCGGCATTGAAGATAACGCTGAAAACCCAGCTATCTTAGATGATCTTGTAGAAATCACTGGTGCTAAATCAGTTGACTACAAAGACAAAATGATGTGCTGCGGTGCAGGTGGAGGTTTAAGATCCAGAGACCTTGATGTAACTACTAGCTTCACTAAAGAAAAACTCGATCACATGACCGAAGCTGGTGTAGATGCAATCGTTAACGTATGTCCATTCTGTCACTTACAATTTGACCAAGGTCAAGTTGAAGTAAATGAAAAATACGGAACAGACTTTGCATTACCTGTATTCCACTTAGCTCAATTATATGGATTAGCTATGGGATTATCAGCTGAAGAGTTAACCTTCGATGCTCAAAGAATTGATGCAACTCCTGCAATCAAAAAAGCATTAGGTGAATAA
- a CDS encoding DUF749 domain-containing protein, which produces MFVATLDGIFKYSDLPEEYEPYVQFKATIDKRELKPSDEIAILNIAGTSTHHVLFLDSYQNTSEIEKELKDADAKINHTTLKIIGGHL; this is translated from the coding sequence ATGTTTGTAGCAACATTAGATGGTATTTTCAAATATTCTGACCTTCCAGAAGAATATGAGCCATATGTACAATTTAAAGCAACTATTGATAAAAGAGAACTTAAACCAAGCGATGAAATTGCAATTTTAAATATTGCAGGTACTTCAACTCATCATGTTTTATTCTTAGATTCATATCAAAATACTAGTGAAATTGAAAAAGAGTTAAAAGACGCAGATGCAAAAATCAATCACACTACCTTAAAAATCATAGGTGGACATTTATGA